One Solanum lycopersicum chromosome 4, SLM_r2.1 DNA window includes the following coding sequences:
- the LOC138348092 gene encoding uncharacterized protein produces the protein MARVEDMLHKMMRRFDANDENIKELRRDLGGIGQKVDTHAISIKQTELQMAQLCATVNTRQPGTLTSNIVQNLKNDGHYMAITNRDGKQTIEPPMPSKEKKVIIDNAKVIEGSGEVEDNTRKDAEVPIKLSITVPLVEALEQMLDYAKFMKDLVTKKRSVTFEDDDRVQHCSDIATRSLVQKKEDQGTFTIPCTVGSLYFAKALCDLGASINLMPLSVYKNLDLDDPKPIAMRLLMADRTMKRPIGILHDVLVKVESFIFPADFFILDYEVNFEVPIIIGRPFSATGRSLVDMEKGR, from the exons atggcgcgagttgaggatatgttgcacaaaatgatgaggaggttcgatgccaATGATGagaacattaaagagttaaggagggATCTAGggggtattgggcagaaagtcgatacacatgcaatatcaattaagcagactgagttgcaaatggcccaattatgtgcgactgtgaacacacggcaaccgggcactcttacTAGTAACATtgtccaaaatttgaaaaatgacgGACACTATATGGCAATCACTAATCGGGATGGTAAGCAGACCATTGaaccacctatgccgtctaaggAGAAAAAAGTGATAATAGATAATGCTAAGGTGATAGAGGgcagtggtgaagtagaagataacactagaaaagatgctgaagtgcctataaag CTTTCTATCACTgtacctttggtagaagctctagaacaaatgctcgactatgccaagtttatgaaagatctggttacaaagaaaagatcggtcacttttgaggatgatgatagagtACAACATTGTAGTgatattgctacaagatctctcgtacaaaagaaagaagatcagGGTAccttcactattccttgtactgTCGGGTCATTATATTTTgctaaagcattatgtgatttgggggcaagcataaatctcatgcccctctcggtTTACAAGAATTTAGATTTGGATGACCCAAAGCCCATTGccatgcggctactgatggccgatcgaacaatgaaaaggcctatagggatactccacgatgtgctagtaaaagtggagtcattcatatttccagcagattttTTTATCCTAGATTATGAAGtgaattttgaagtgcctattattattGGGAGGCCATTCTCTGCTACGGGTAGATCCTTAGTTGACATGGAAAAGGGTAGATGA